A genomic segment from Methanocella sp. encodes:
- a CDS encoding ArsR family transcriptional regulator: MEPTVKRTKIINDPADLVPLLQVFNSKLHSQVFNEISAGWKTEEELQEITGKDVSKSLDALKQGGLIESRWRMPAPGEPPVLEYRTSYNEVRANFQCSMKELSELIMIAFSMDESLRKMAEKMEKEIEGGNASLVNLSRIFDRSPTFLKGVAKRSHNIVVKGQRLEITRER; this comes from the coding sequence ATGGAGCCGACCGTAAAAAGAACCAAGATCATCAATGACCCAGCCGACCTGGTGCCGCTTCTGCAGGTCTTTAACTCAAAGCTGCACTCCCAGGTGTTCAACGAGATATCCGCGGGCTGGAAGACGGAGGAGGAGCTCCAGGAGATCACCGGCAAGGACGTCAGCAAGAGCTTAGATGCTTTAAAGCAGGGCGGCCTCATCGAGAGCCGGTGGAGGATGCCCGCGCCGGGCGAGCCGCCGGTGCTCGAGTACAGGACGTCCTATAACGAGGTCCGGGCCAACTTCCAGTGCTCGATGAAGGAGCTGAGCGAGCTCATCATGATCGCGTTCTCCATGGACGAGAGCTTAAGGAAAATGGCGGAAAAGATGGAGAAGGAGATCGAGGGCGGTAACGCCTCCCTGGTGAACCTTTCCCGGATATTCGACCGCAGCCCCACTTTTTTAAAGGGCGTCGCCAAGCGTTCCCATAACATCGTGGTCAAGGGGCAGAGACTGGAGATCACCCGGGAACGATAG
- the hypF gene encoding carbamoyltransferase HypF: MKKVRILARGIVQGVGFRPFVHNLAVAHSVNGYVKNLGTSVEVVAEGKDSDVDAFVEGMGHGPKLSRIDSLDVAEQPYSGAYHDFHIEKSSASGFGGFIPPDTGICNNCLEDMRGESRFNGYWATSCVDCGPRYAIMDTLPYDRDNTTMTDFPFCEDCMRDYRDPHNRRYHAQGFSCPKCGPRLFLYGEDRKLLTPPLEETIRLLNEGNILAIKGVGGFHLCCKMDVTPRLRQRRNRPEQPFALMAPLPIIEKYAYVNYGERGLLDSMQRPIVLLRRRAGVPESVAPGLHTVGFMTPYTGFHHLLFRDIGEPLIMTSANLPSEPMVRDNEEAFRRLRGIADYYLLHDRRILNRCDDSVLRYNDGMFFTRMARGYAPAMFPMKKSSPRAILAMGPELNSSISIYRDNLCYTSHHLGHINNPLALDFLKETVDRLLKMTKVIPEVVVTDMHPSFLSSRLGREIAQHFSADVVTVQHHRAHIGSLVVEGVELDDVVGVAMDGVGYGEDGTVWGGEIFHGGEHPAGLLPVPMPGGDLATKFPMRMVAGILYGSVDDGELLKIMEANMGATEAQVILKQIERKINVAYSSSAGRVLDAVAALLGVCYRRTYEGEPAMKLESYAFAGDAEKVSLPCDIVKMDGRNMVDSRSLLKAVVEAMGQGENKHDIAASAQVSLARAFAVQACEAAKKSGAPVVGFSGGVAVNAAIGRTIEDYVKNEGLRFVTNHRLPCGDGGVSFGQAVLARDMIADLSS; the protein is encoded by the coding sequence ATGAAAAAAGTGAGGATTTTGGCCCGCGGCATCGTCCAGGGCGTGGGGTTCCGGCCCTTTGTTCACAATCTCGCCGTCGCTCATTCTGTTAATGGCTACGTCAAGAACCTGGGCACGAGCGTGGAGGTCGTGGCCGAGGGAAAGGACTCCGACGTGGACGCCTTCGTCGAGGGCATGGGGCACGGGCCGAAGCTGTCCCGGATCGACTCGCTCGACGTGGCGGAGCAGCCGTATAGCGGGGCCTATCACGATTTTCACATCGAGAAAAGCTCGGCGTCGGGCTTCGGCGGGTTCATCCCGCCCGACACCGGCATCTGCAATAACTGCCTGGAGGACATGCGTGGCGAGAGCCGCTTTAATGGCTACTGGGCGACTTCCTGCGTCGACTGCGGCCCCAGGTATGCCATCATGGACACCCTGCCCTATGACCGGGACAACACCACGATGACAGACTTCCCCTTCTGCGAGGACTGCATGCGCGATTATAGGGACCCCCATAATAGGCGCTACCATGCCCAGGGCTTTTCCTGCCCGAAGTGCGGCCCGAGGCTGTTCCTGTACGGCGAAGACCGCAAACTTTTAACGCCACCGCTGGAGGAGACCATCCGGCTCCTCAATGAGGGCAATATTCTGGCCATAAAAGGCGTCGGCGGATTTCATTTATGCTGTAAGATGGACGTGACGCCCCGGCTGAGGCAGCGCAGGAACCGGCCCGAGCAGCCCTTCGCTCTCATGGCGCCTCTGCCCATCATCGAGAAGTACGCGTACGTCAACTACGGGGAGCGGGGGCTCCTGGACTCCATGCAGCGCCCCATCGTGCTGCTGCGCCGCAGGGCGGGCGTGCCCGAATCCGTGGCGCCGGGCCTGCACACGGTGGGCTTCATGACGCCCTACACGGGCTTCCACCACCTGCTCTTCAGGGACATCGGCGAGCCGCTCATCATGACGAGCGCCAACCTCCCATCCGAGCCCATGGTCAGGGACAACGAGGAGGCGTTCCGGCGCCTCAGGGGCATCGCGGACTATTATCTGTTGCATGACCGGCGGATACTGAACCGGTGCGACGACTCCGTGCTCCGGTATAACGACGGCATGTTCTTCACGCGTATGGCCCGGGGCTACGCGCCCGCCATGTTCCCCATGAAAAAGAGCTCGCCGAGGGCCATCCTGGCCATGGGGCCCGAGCTGAACTCGTCCATCTCCATATACAGGGATAATCTCTGCTACACGTCCCACCACCTGGGCCACATTAACAACCCTCTTGCCCTGGACTTTTTAAAGGAGACGGTGGACCGGCTGCTTAAGATGACAAAAGTTATCCCGGAGGTCGTCGTAACCGACATGCACCCGTCCTTCCTCTCGTCCCGCCTGGGAAGAGAGATCGCGCAGCATTTCAGCGCCGACGTGGTCACCGTCCAGCACCACCGGGCCCACATCGGGTCGCTCGTCGTCGAGGGCGTCGAGCTGGACGACGTCGTGGGCGTCGCCATGGACGGCGTGGGCTACGGCGAGGACGGCACGGTCTGGGGCGGAGAGATCTTCCACGGCGGGGAGCACCCGGCGGGATTATTGCCAGTGCCCATGCCCGGAGGAGACCTGGCCACGAAGTTCCCCATGCGCATGGTCGCCGGCATCTTATACGGCAGCGTCGACGACGGCGAACTATTGAAAATCATGGAGGCGAACATGGGGGCGACCGAGGCGCAGGTGATCCTTAAGCAGATCGAGCGGAAGATCAACGTGGCCTACTCGTCGAGCGCGGGCCGGGTCCTCGACGCGGTGGCCGCTCTGCTGGGCGTGTGCTACCGGCGCACCTACGAGGGCGAGCCGGCTATGAAGCTGGAAAGCTACGCCTTCGCCGGCGACGCTGAAAAGGTCAGCCTGCCCTGCGACATCGTAAAGATGGACGGCCGGAACATGGTGGACTCCCGGAGCCTGCTTAAGGCCGTCGTAGAGGCCATGGGCCAGGGCGAGAATAAGCACGACATCGCGGCCTCGGCCCAGGTCTCGCTGGCCCGGGCGTTCGCTGTGCAGGCGTGCGAGGCGGCGAAAAAAAGCGGAGCCCCTGTCGTAGGCTTCAGCGGCGGCGTAGCGGTGAACGCGGCCATCGGCCGCACCATCGAGGATTACGTAAAAAACGAGGGCCTGCGCTTTGTCACGAACCACAGGCTGCCCTGCGGCGACGGCGGAGTATCCTTCGGGCAGGCCGTGCTCGCCCGTGACATGATCGCGGATCTTTCGTCGTAA